One genomic segment of Pseudomonas chlororaphis subsp. aurantiaca includes these proteins:
- a CDS encoding GNAT family N-acetyltransferase produces MQPMINPKYPGLSVRVADDGFAAYVWGSDFSFEVSAYAQAQSGQSVAKWPLHHIIPYRKCYGIDPEEFSSYRDAADSAVFMAYLDDEPVGHVVVSTNWNGYAHIDELAVHAPARRHGVAKALLDVAQFWSRKKKLPGIMLETQNNNLGACRLYERCGYVVGGIDHLRYRGIDPTTAEVAIFWYRLFNDELAREAGV; encoded by the coding sequence ATGCAGCCAATGATCAATCCCAAGTACCCCGGCCTGTCGGTGCGCGTCGCCGACGACGGTTTCGCCGCGTATGTCTGGGGCAGCGACTTCAGCTTCGAAGTCAGCGCCTATGCCCAGGCACAGAGCGGGCAGTCGGTGGCCAAGTGGCCACTGCATCACATCATCCCGTACCGCAAGTGCTACGGCATCGACCCCGAAGAATTCAGCAGCTATCGCGATGCCGCCGACAGCGCGGTGTTCATGGCCTACCTGGACGACGAGCCGGTCGGCCATGTGGTGGTCAGCACCAACTGGAACGGTTACGCCCATATCGACGAGCTGGCGGTGCACGCGCCGGCGCGGCGCCACGGGGTGGCCAAGGCCTTGCTGGATGTGGCGCAGTTCTGGAGCCGCAAGAAAAAACTGCCGGGCATCATGCTCGAGACCCAGAACAACAACCTGGGGGCCTGCCGGCTCTATGAGCGCTGCGGTTATGTGGTCGGCGGCATCGATCATCTGCGTTACCGCGGGATCGATCCGACCACGGCCGAGGTGGCGATTTTCTGGTATCGGCTGTTCAACGACGAGCTGGCACGGGAAGCCGGGGTCTAG
- a CDS encoding arsenic transporter translates to MLTASLIFLLTITLVIWQPKGLGVGWSAVFGAVLALLFGVVQLTDIPVVWQIIWNATGTFVALIIISLLLDEAGFFAWAALHVARWGQGSGRKLFAFMVLLGALVSALFANDGAALILTPIVISMLLALRFSRAATLAFVMGAGFIADTASLPLVVSNLVNIVSADFFNIGFNQYAAVMLPVNLVSVAATLAVLLWFFRRDIPQAYNPKELEPPASAIHDKATFVAGWWVLIILLLGCFALEPLGIPISAISAVCAALLLGIAAKGHKISTRKVLKEAPWQIVIFSLGMYLVVYGLRNAGLTTHLAGWLDRFADYGIWGAAMGTGLLTAVLSSIMNNLPTVLIGALSIDASQASGVVKDAMIYANVIGSDLGPKITPIGSLATLLWLHVLDRKDIHIGWGRYFKVGIVLTLPVLLVTLAALALRLSVM, encoded by the coding sequence ATGCTGACTGCTTCATTGATTTTCCTGCTGACCATTACCCTGGTGATCTGGCAGCCCAAGGGCCTCGGCGTGGGCTGGAGCGCGGTGTTCGGCGCGGTGCTGGCGTTGCTGTTCGGGGTGGTGCAACTGACGGATATCCCGGTGGTCTGGCAGATCATCTGGAACGCCACCGGCACCTTCGTGGCCTTGATCATCATCAGCCTGCTGCTCGACGAGGCCGGGTTTTTCGCCTGGGCCGCCTTGCATGTGGCGCGTTGGGGGCAGGGCAGCGGACGCAAGCTGTTTGCCTTCATGGTGCTGCTGGGGGCGCTGGTGTCGGCGCTGTTCGCCAACGACGGGGCGGCGCTGATTCTCACGCCGATCGTGATCTCCATGCTGCTGGCGTTGCGCTTCTCCCGGGCCGCGACCCTGGCGTTCGTCATGGGCGCCGGGTTCATCGCTGATACTGCGAGCCTGCCGCTGGTGGTCTCGAATCTGGTGAACATCGTTTCCGCAGACTTCTTCAATATCGGCTTCAACCAGTACGCCGCGGTGATGCTGCCGGTGAACCTGGTCAGCGTGGCCGCGACCCTGGCGGTGCTGCTGTGGTTCTTCCGCCGCGACATTCCGCAGGCCTACAACCCCAAGGAACTGGAGCCGCCCGCCAGCGCGATCCACGACAAGGCTACCTTCGTTGCCGGCTGGTGGGTGCTGATCATCCTGCTGCTGGGCTGTTTTGCCCTGGAGCCGCTGGGCATTCCCATCAGCGCGATTTCGGCGGTGTGCGCGGCCTTGCTGCTGGGCATCGCGGCCAAGGGCCACAAGATCTCCACGCGCAAGGTGCTCAAGGAAGCGCCGTGGCAGATCGTGATTTTCTCCCTTGGCATGTACCTGGTGGTGTACGGCCTGCGCAATGCCGGGCTGACCACCCATCTGGCCGGCTGGCTCGACCGCTTCGCCGACTACGGCATCTGGGGCGCGGCCATGGGCACCGGGCTGCTGACCGCGGTCCTGTCATCGATCATGAACAACCTGCCGACGGTGCTGATCGGCGCGCTGTCCATCGACGCCAGCCAGGCCAGCGGCGTGGTCAAGGACGCGATGATCTACGCCAACGTGATCGGCAGCGACCTGGGGCCGAAGATCACCCCGATCGGCAGCCTGGCCACCTTGCTCTGGCTGCATGTGCTGGATCGCAAGGATATCCATATCGGCTGGGGCCGCTACTTCAAGGTCGGCATCGTGCTGACCCTGCCGGTGCTGCTGGTGACCCTGGCGGCGTTGGCCCTGCGTTTGTCGGTGATGTGA
- a CDS encoding DUF2388 domain-containing protein, giving the protein MTTCKTRLTFLLCACLFADIGQATSLVISTDITMSLALSTTEGSSKATSSFKDDKLVLAAKTDATAFVASAGEIRGAQLEAAMRHIRQTLGNPGYSDLQLASAILTL; this is encoded by the coding sequence ATGACCACCTGCAAAACCCGCCTGACCTTTCTGCTCTGCGCCTGCCTGTTCGCCGACATCGGCCAGGCCACCAGCCTGGTGATCAGCACCGACATCACCATGAGCCTGGCCTTGAGCACGACCGAAGGCAGTTCGAAAGCCACCAGCTCGTTCAAGGACGACAAACTGGTGCTCGCCGCCAAGACCGATGCCACGGCCTTTGTCGCCAGCGCCGGCGAGATCCGCGGCGCCCAGCTGGAAGCGGCCATGCGGCACATTCGCCAGACGCTCGGCAACCCAGGGTACTCAGACCTGCAACTGGCCAGCGCCATCCTTACGCTTTGA
- the dnaQ gene encoding DNA polymerase III subunit epsilon has product MANRSVVLDTETTGMPVTDGHRIIEIGCVELIGRRLTGRHFHVYLQPDRESDEGAIGVHGITNEFLVGKPRFAEVADEFFEFIQGAQLIIHNAAFDVGFINNEFALIGQHDRADITQHCTILDTLLMARERHPGQRNSLDALCKRYDVDNSGRELHGALLDSEILADVYLTMTGGQTSLSLAGNASDGNGSEGSGNSASEIRRLSADRQRGRVIRASEAELAEHQVRLEIIAKSAGAPALWTQLAEAKAQQQ; this is encoded by the coding sequence ATGGCCAACAGATCTGTTGTACTCGATACCGAAACCACCGGCATGCCGGTGACCGACGGCCACCGGATCATTGAAATCGGTTGCGTCGAGTTGATCGGACGGCGCCTGACCGGTCGGCATTTCCACGTCTACCTGCAACCGGATCGCGAGAGCGACGAGGGCGCGATCGGCGTCCACGGCATCACCAACGAGTTCCTGGTGGGCAAGCCGCGCTTCGCCGAAGTCGCCGACGAGTTCTTCGAATTCATCCAGGGCGCGCAGCTGATCATCCACAACGCGGCGTTCGACGTTGGCTTCATCAACAACGAATTCGCCCTGATAGGCCAGCACGACCGCGCCGACATCACTCAGCACTGCACCATCCTCGACACCCTGTTGATGGCCCGGGAACGTCACCCTGGCCAGCGCAACAGCCTCGATGCCTTGTGCAAGCGCTATGACGTCGACAACTCCGGTCGTGAGCTGCACGGCGCCTTGCTCGACTCGGAGATTCTCGCCGACGTCTACCTGACCATGACCGGCGGCCAGACCAGCCTGTCCCTGGCCGGCAACGCCTCGGACGGCAACGGCAGCGAAGGTTCGGGCAACAGCGCCAGCGAAATCCGTCGTCTGTCGGCGGATCGCCAGCGTGGGCGGGTCATTCGCGCCAGCGAAGCCGAACTGGCCGAGCACCAGGTGCGTCTCGAGATCATCGCCAAATCCGCCGGTGCTCCGGCGCTCTGGACCCAACTGGCCGAGGCCAAGGCCCAGCAACAGTAG
- the rnhA gene encoding ribonuclease HI yields MSDSVEIFTDGACKGNPGPGGWGALLVFKGVEKELWGGEANTTNNRMELMAAIRGLEELKRECQVILVTDSQYVMKGINEWMANWKKRGWKTAAKEPVKNADLWQQLDEQVNRHQVTWKWVRGHTGHHGNERADQLANRGVDEVRGYKPA; encoded by the coding sequence ATGAGCGATAGCGTAGAAATCTTCACCGACGGCGCCTGCAAGGGCAATCCTGGCCCGGGGGGCTGGGGCGCACTGCTGGTGTTCAAGGGGGTGGAGAAGGAACTCTGGGGCGGCGAAGCCAACACCACCAACAACCGCATGGAGCTGATGGCGGCGATCCGCGGCCTGGAAGAGCTCAAGCGCGAGTGCCAGGTGATCCTGGTCACCGACTCGCAGTACGTGATGAAGGGCATCAACGAGTGGATGGCCAACTGGAAAAAGCGTGGCTGGAAAACCGCGGCCAAGGAACCGGTGAAAAATGCCGACCTGTGGCAGCAGCTCGATGAGCAGGTCAACCGCCACCAGGTCACCTGGAAATGGGTGCGCGGCCATACCGGCCACCACGGCAACGAACGGGCCGACCAACTGGCCAACCGCGGCGTCGACGAGGTACGCGGTTACAAGCCGGCCTGA
- a CDS encoding Orn/Lys/Arg decarboxylase N-terminal domain-containing protein has translation MYKDLKFPVLIVHRDIKADTVAGDRVRGIARELEQEGFSIFSAVDYAEGRLVASTHHGLACMLIAAEGAGENTHLLQNMVELIRLARVRAPNLPIFALGEQVTLENAPADAMSELNQLRGILYLFEDTVPFLARQVARAARNYLDGLLPPFFKALVQHTADSNYSWHTPGHGGGVAYRKSPVGQAFHQFFGENTLRSDLSVSVPELGSLLDHTGPLAEAEARAARNFGADHTFFVINGTSTANKIVWHSMVGRDDLVLVDRNCHKSVLHSIIMTGAIPLFLCPERNELGIIGPIPLSEFSRESIQAKIDANPLTQGRQALVKLAVVTNSTYDGLCYNAELIKQSLGNSVEVLHFDEAWYAYAAFHEFFEGRYGMGTSRSADSPLVFTTHSTHKLLAAFSQASMIHVQDGGARQLDRDRFNEAFMMHISTSPQYSIIASLDVASAMMEGPAGRSLLQEMFDEALSFRRALANLRQHIAADDWWFSIWQPERVEGIDQVSTEDWLLEPEGEWHGFAGVTDDYVLLDPIKVTLVMPGLTAGGALSERGIPAAVVSKFLWERGLVVEKTGLYSFLVLFSMGITKGKWSTLLTELLEFKRNYDANVSLAACLPSIARQDMVRYQGMGLRDLCDQLHACYRSNATAKHLKRMYTVLPEVAMKPADAYDQLVRGEVEAVSIDALAGRVAAVMLVPYPPGIPLIMPGERFTESTRSIIDYLAFARTFDSSFPGFVADVHGLQHEDEGNGRQYTVDCIKV, from the coding sequence ATGTACAAAGACCTGAAATTCCCCGTCCTTATCGTGCATCGCGACATCAAGGCCGACACGGTGGCCGGCGACCGGGTGCGGGGGATCGCCAGGGAACTGGAGCAGGAAGGCTTCAGCATCTTTTCCGCGGTGGACTATGCCGAAGGGCGCCTGGTGGCTTCGACCCATCACGGCCTGGCCTGCATGCTGATCGCCGCCGAAGGCGCCGGGGAAAACACCCACCTGCTGCAGAACATGGTGGAACTGATCCGCCTGGCCCGGGTGCGCGCGCCGAACCTGCCGATCTTCGCCCTGGGCGAGCAGGTGACCCTGGAAAACGCCCCGGCCGACGCCATGAGCGAGCTCAATCAACTGCGCGGCATTCTTTACCTGTTCGAAGACACCGTGCCGTTTCTGGCGCGGCAGGTGGCGCGGGCGGCGCGCAATTACCTTGATGGCCTGTTGCCGCCGTTCTTCAAGGCGCTGGTGCAACATACGGCGGACTCCAACTATTCCTGGCACACCCCGGGGCACGGCGGTGGCGTGGCCTATCGCAAAAGCCCGGTGGGCCAGGCGTTCCATCAGTTCTTCGGCGAGAACACCCTGCGTTCGGACTTGTCGGTGTCGGTCCCGGAGCTGGGCTCGCTGCTCGATCATACCGGGCCCCTGGCGGAAGCCGAGGCGCGGGCCGCGCGCAATTTCGGCGCCGACCACACCTTTTTCGTGATCAACGGCACCTCGACCGCCAACAAGATTGTCTGGCATTCCATGGTCGGTCGCGATGACCTGGTGCTGGTGGATCGCAACTGCCACAAGTCGGTGCTGCACTCGATCATCATGACCGGCGCGATCCCGCTGTTCCTCTGTCCGGAGCGCAACGAGCTGGGGATCATCGGCCCGATCCCGCTGAGCGAATTCAGCCGCGAGTCGATCCAGGCCAAGATCGACGCCAACCCGCTGACCCAGGGGCGGCAGGCCTTGGTCAAGCTGGCGGTGGTCACCAACTCGACCTACGACGGCCTCTGCTACAACGCCGAGCTGATCAAGCAGAGCCTGGGCAACAGCGTCGAGGTGCTGCATTTCGACGAGGCCTGGTACGCCTACGCGGCCTTCCATGAGTTCTTCGAGGGGCGCTACGGCATGGGCACCTCGCGCAGCGCCGACAGCCCGCTGGTGTTCACCACCCATTCCACCCACAAGCTGCTGGCAGCCTTCAGCCAGGCCTCGATGATCCATGTGCAGGACGGCGGCGCCCGGCAGCTGGACCGCGACCGCTTCAACGAAGCCTTCATGATGCACATCTCCACCTCGCCGCAGTACAGCATCATCGCTTCGCTGGACGTGGCCTCGGCGATGATGGAAGGGCCGGCGGGGCGCTCGCTGCTGCAGGAAATGTTCGACGAGGCCCTGAGCTTCCGTCGCGCCCTGGCCAACCTGCGCCAGCACATCGCCGCGGACGACTGGTGGTTTTCCATCTGGCAGCCGGAGCGGGTGGAAGGCATCGACCAGGTCAGCACCGAGGACTGGCTGCTGGAGCCGGAAGGGGAGTGGCACGGGTTCGCCGGGGTGACCGATGATTATGTACTGCTGGATCCGATCAAGGTCACCCTGGTGATGCCCGGGCTCACTGCTGGCGGTGCCCTGAGCGAGCGCGGGATACCGGCGGCGGTGGTCAGCAAGTTCCTCTGGGAACGTGGCCTAGTGGTGGAAAAGACCGGCCTGTATTCGTTCCTGGTGCTGTTTTCCATGGGCATCACCAAAGGCAAGTGGAGTACGCTGCTGACCGAGTTGCTGGAGTTCAAGCGCAACTACGACGCCAATGTCAGCCTCGCCGCCTGCCTGCCGAGCATCGCCCGGCAGGACATGGTGCGCTACCAGGGCATGGGGCTGCGCGACCTCTGCGATCAGTTGCATGCCTGCTACCGCAGCAATGCCACGGCCAAGCACCTCAAGCGCATGTACACCGTGCTGCCCGAGGTGGCGATGAAGCCCGCCGACGCCTACGATCAGCTGGTGCGGGGCGAGGTCGAGGCGGTGTCCATCGATGCCCTCGCCGGGCGGGTGGCGGCGGTGATGCTGGTGCCGTACCCGCCGGGTATTCCCCTGATCATGCCGGGCGAGCGCTTTACCGAATCGACCCGCTCGATCATCGATTACCTGGCTTTCGCCCGTACGTTCGATAGCAGCTTTCCCGGCTTTGTCGCGGATGTGCATGGATTGCAGCATGAAGACGAAGGCAATGGGCGGCAGTACACCGTCGATTGCATCAAGGTTTGA
- a CDS encoding glycerophosphodiester phosphodiesterase family protein, which yields MLETRQRLPLLLAAAFIGGCSSLPATAPDAGPQPLIVAHRGGAADFPENTLLAIDNALRNGVDMLWLTVQLSRDGVPVLYRPADLSANTPASGAINEKTLAQLQILNAGWNFKQTAADGQVTFPYRSQAVTIPSLQQALAAIPGSVPVILDMKALPAAPQAQAVAQLLEHLHAWNRVLIYSTDAGYQQAFAHYPQARLFESRDNTRDRLASVALAHSCTTPPAPASWVAFEYRRPVQLVETFTLGETRSKVDARLWTPAAVKCFQSRGKVRMLAIGVNTAEDYQATVCLKMDAVLVDSPRAMREMKQRLERPLRCD from the coding sequence ATGCTCGAGACTCGGCAGAGGCTCCCACTGCTGTTGGCCGCGGCCTTCATCGGTGGCTGCTCCTCCCTTCCGGCGACTGCCCCCGACGCTGGACCACAACCCTTGATCGTCGCCCATCGCGGCGGCGCCGCGGACTTTCCCGAGAACACCCTGCTGGCCATCGACAACGCCCTGCGCAACGGCGTCGATATGCTCTGGCTGACAGTGCAGCTGAGCCGCGACGGCGTGCCGGTGCTGTATCGACCGGCGGACCTGAGCGCCAATACCCCGGCATCCGGCGCAATCAACGAGAAAACCCTGGCGCAGTTGCAAATACTGAATGCCGGCTGGAACTTCAAACAGACCGCGGCCGATGGCCAGGTGACATTTCCCTATCGCTCCCAGGCGGTGACCATCCCCTCATTGCAGCAGGCGCTGGCGGCGATCCCCGGCTCCGTGCCGGTCATTCTCGATATGAAGGCCCTGCCCGCCGCACCCCAGGCCCAGGCGGTCGCCCAGTTGCTGGAGCATTTGCATGCCTGGAACCGGGTGCTGATCTACTCCACCGATGCCGGCTACCAGCAGGCCTTCGCGCACTATCCGCAGGCGAGGCTGTTCGAGTCCCGGGACAACACCCGCGATCGCCTGGCCAGCGTCGCCCTCGCCCACAGCTGTACTACGCCGCCGGCGCCAGCCAGCTGGGTGGCTTTCGAGTACCGGCGCCCGGTGCAGTTGGTCGAGACCTTCACCCTGGGCGAGACCCGTTCCAAGGTAGATGCCCGGTTGTGGACGCCCGCGGCGGTGAAGTGCTTCCAGTCCCGGGGCAAGGTGCGGATGCTGGCGATCGGGGTCAATACGGCCGAGGATTACCAGGCGACCGTCTGCCTGAAGATGGACGCGGTGCTGGTGGATTCGCCCCGCGCGATGCGGGAAATGAAGCAGCGGCTCGAACGGCCGCTGCGTTGCGACTGA
- a CDS encoding metalloregulator ArsR/SmtB family transcription factor has product MSDSLNPAELFKALADETRSRIALLVTREGELCVCELTAALGQSQPKISRHLALLRSCGLLADRRQGQWIYYRLHPQLSPWVTTLLHDTLEANSPWLQADLQRLQTMADRPVRCC; this is encoded by the coding sequence GTGTCCGATTCTCTCAACCCCGCCGAGCTGTTCAAGGCGCTTGCCGACGAAACCCGCAGCCGCATCGCCTTGCTCGTGACCCGCGAAGGCGAGTTGTGTGTCTGTGAGCTGACCGCCGCCCTGGGCCAGAGCCAGCCGAAGATCTCCCGGCACCTGGCGCTGTTGCGCAGCTGCGGCCTGCTGGCCGATCGCCGCCAGGGGCAATGGATCTACTACCGGCTGCACCCGCAATTGTCACCCTGGGTGACCACGCTGCTGCACGACACGCTGGAGGCCAACAGCCCCTGGCTGCAGGCTGACCTGCAACGCTTGCAGACCATGGCCGATCGCCCCGTGCGCTGCTGCTGA
- the gloB gene encoding hydroxyacylglutathione hydrolase, whose amino-acid sequence MIQISALPAFTDNYIWLLQDHRHQRCAVVDPGDAAPVQAWLAEHPGWVLSDILVTHHHHDHIGGVEQLKKASGAKVWGPANENIPGRDVALHDNDRASILGWDFDIYTVPGHTLGHIAYYHHGLLFCGDTLFAAGCGRLFEGTPEQMHHSLSRLAALPEDTLVYCTHEYTLSNLRFAQAVEPDNPDIAERLRKVSELRENGRMTLPSTLALEKLTNPFLRTGETSVKQKADERNGLDNRAQSAVFAALRAWKDKF is encoded by the coding sequence ATGATACAGATCAGTGCCCTGCCCGCGTTCACCGATAACTACATCTGGTTGTTACAGGACCATCGCCATCAGCGTTGCGCGGTAGTCGACCCGGGTGACGCCGCACCGGTACAGGCCTGGCTCGCCGAACATCCGGGCTGGGTGCTGAGCGACATCCTGGTGACCCATCACCACCACGACCATATCGGCGGTGTCGAACAGCTGAAAAAAGCCAGCGGCGCCAAGGTCTGGGGCCCGGCCAACGAAAACATCCCGGGGCGCGACGTGGCCCTGCACGACAACGACCGGGCCAGCATCCTTGGCTGGGACTTCGACATCTACACGGTGCCCGGGCACACCCTGGGGCATATTGCCTACTACCATCACGGCCTGCTGTTTTGCGGCGACACCCTGTTCGCCGCCGGGTGCGGGCGCCTGTTCGAGGGCACGCCAGAGCAGATGCACCACTCCCTGAGCCGCCTGGCCGCGCTGCCCGAAGACACCCTGGTGTACTGCACCCACGAATACACCCTGAGCAACCTGCGTTTTGCCCAGGCGGTGGAACCGGACAACCCGGACATCGCCGAGCGCCTGCGCAAAGTCAGCGAACTGCGGGAAAACGGCCGCATGACCCTGCCCTCCACCCTGGCCCTGGAAAAACTCACCAATCCCTTCCTGCGTACCGGTGAAACATCCGTTAAACAAAAAGCGGACGAACGGAATGGCCTCGATAACCGGGCCCAGAGTGCGGTTTTTGCTGCATTGCGGGCTTGGAAAGATAAGTTCTAA
- a CDS encoding LysR substrate-binding domain-containing protein: MRLRHIEVIQALLQTGHLGTAAELLQLPVAEVETLLRDAESQSGFMLFASVRGRLQATREARELQPAIATLYDAFEPVQRLADSLKQYQAPPLRIIGTPPLAQQLLPQSIAALRRRFPDTPCNLASQSTRDMVKSLLLREGDLGLSLHNPDHPDIQCAALAQGKLQLLAPHGWLQPKQKYISLQDLAGQAMVGLEGQDPLSVTLDSKLQNLRPSPTIHTRVQTHQMMRSMVEAGEGLAIVDPFTALGAREGGLDVCPLSPPIPVTLYALTRSGNPSSPTLEALLETLTEKAEGMLAG; encoded by the coding sequence ATGCGTTTACGTCATATCGAAGTGATTCAGGCGCTCCTGCAAACCGGACACCTGGGCACGGCCGCCGAGCTGCTGCAACTGCCGGTGGCCGAGGTGGAAACGCTCCTGCGCGACGCCGAAAGCCAATCGGGTTTCATGCTCTTCGCCAGTGTTCGCGGACGCCTGCAAGCCACCCGGGAGGCCCGCGAGCTGCAGCCGGCGATCGCTACCCTGTATGACGCCTTCGAACCCGTGCAACGCCTGGCCGACAGCCTGAAGCAATACCAGGCGCCGCCCTTGCGCATCATCGGCACCCCGCCCCTGGCCCAGCAACTGTTGCCACAGAGCATCGCCGCCCTGCGCCGGCGTTTTCCCGATACCCCGTGCAACCTCGCCAGCCAGAGCACCCGCGACATGGTCAAGAGCCTGTTGCTGCGCGAAGGCGACCTGGGCCTGAGCCTGCACAACCCCGACCACCCCGATATCCAGTGCGCCGCCCTGGCCCAGGGCAAGCTGCAACTGCTCGCCCCTCACGGCTGGCTGCAACCGAAACAGAAGTACATTTCCCTGCAGGACCTGGCGGGCCAGGCCATGGTTGGCCTGGAAGGCCAGGACCCGCTGAGTGTGACCCTGGACAGCAAGCTGCAGAACCTGCGCCCGAGCCCGACGATCCACACCCGGGTACAGACCCACCAGATGATGCGCAGCATGGTCGAGGCCGGCGAAGGCCTGGCGATTGTCGACCCCTTCACCGCCCTCGGGGCGCGCGAGGGTGGCCTGGACGTCTGCCCGCTGTCGCCACCGATCCCGGTCACCCTCTATGCCCTGACCCGCAGCGGCAACCCGTCCTCGCCGACCCTGGAGGCGCTGCTGGAAACCCTCACGGAAAAGGCTGAAGGCATGCTGGCCGGCTAG
- a CDS encoding methyltransferase domain-containing protein encodes MTDKAFAQADPDWLALISAAREWLSGPLGQFLLDEERRMLDDELGRFFGGYLVHYGPSAQTPPAAPQVQRNVRLGAPLPGVEIVCEEQAWPLSEHATDVVVLQHGLDFCLSPHGLLREAASAVRPGGHLLIVGINPWSSWGLRHVFAHDALRKARCISPSRVADWLNLLGFALEKRRFGCYRPPLASAAWQARLAGWERKAGDWQLSGGGFYLLVARKIVVGLRPVRQVRREPMGKLVPLPMAKVNRRHSESPL; translated from the coding sequence ATGACCGATAAAGCGTTCGCTCAGGCCGATCCTGACTGGCTGGCCCTGATCAGTGCCGCCCGTGAGTGGCTGTCCGGGCCACTGGGGCAATTTCTGCTGGATGAAGAACGGCGCATGCTCGACGACGAGCTGGGGCGCTTCTTCGGCGGTTACCTGGTGCATTACGGTCCGTCGGCGCAAACCCCGCCGGCGGCGCCCCAGGTGCAGCGCAATGTACGCCTGGGCGCACCGTTGCCCGGCGTCGAGATCGTCTGCGAGGAGCAGGCCTGGCCGCTCAGCGAGCACGCCACCGATGTGGTGGTGTTGCAGCACGGCCTGGATTTCTGCCTGTCGCCCCACGGCCTGCTGCGCGAAGCCGCCAGCGCCGTGCGGCCGGGCGGGCACCTGTTGATCGTCGGTATCAACCCCTGGAGCAGTTGGGGCCTGCGGCATGTGTTCGCCCATGACGCCTTGCGCAAGGCGCGCTGCATTTCGCCGTCGCGGGTCGCCGACTGGTTGAACCTGCTGGGCTTCGCGCTGGAGAAACGCCGCTTCGGGTGCTATCGTCCGCCGCTTGCCTCGGCGGCCTGGCAGGCTCGGTTGGCCGGTTGGGAGCGCAAGGCCGGTGACTGGCAACTGTCCGGCGGCGGCTTCTACCTGCTGGTGGCGCGCAAGATAGTGGTCGGCCTGCGCCCGGTGCGCCAGGTACGCCGCGAGCCGATGGGCAAGCTGGTGCCGCTGCCGATGGCCAAGGTCAACCGCCGGCACAGCGAATCCCCTCTTTAA
- a CDS encoding NADPH-dependent FMN reductase, translating to MSNVYTIAVLVGSLRKASINRKVALALAELAPANLRLKIVEIGDLPLYNEDIDVDPPAAYKAFREQVSAADAVLFVTPEYNRSVPAPMKNAIDVGSRPYGKSAWNGKPGAVISASPGAIGGFGANHHLRQSLVFLNVPCMQQPEAYLSGAGSAFDEAGKLSESLKPFLEKFINAYAQWVEQHKKL from the coding sequence ATGAGCAACGTCTACACGATTGCAGTACTGGTCGGCAGCCTGAGGAAGGCCTCGATCAACCGGAAAGTGGCGCTGGCCCTGGCGGAACTGGCGCCGGCCAACCTGCGGTTGAAGATTGTCGAGATCGGCGACCTGCCGCTCTACAACGAAGATATCGATGTAGACCCGCCAGCGGCCTACAAGGCGTTCCGCGAGCAGGTGAGCGCCGCCGATGCCGTGCTGTTCGTCACTCCGGAATACAACCGCTCGGTTCCCGCACCGATGAAAAATGCCATCGACGTGGGGTCGCGCCCCTACGGCAAGAGCGCCTGGAACGGCAAGCCGGGGGCGGTGATCAGCGCATCCCCGGGCGCCATCGGCGGTTTTGGCGCCAACCACCACCTGCGCCAGTCCCTGGTGTTCCTCAATGTGCCGTGCATGCAGCAGCCGGAAGCCTACCTGAGCGGCGCCGGTTCGGCCTTCGACGAGGCGGGCAAGCTGTCCGAGTCGCTCAAGCCGTTCCTGGAGAAGTTCATCAATGCCTACGCGCAGTGGGTCGAGCAGCACAAAAAACTCTGA